In Centroberyx gerrardi isolate f3 chromosome 11, fCenGer3.hap1.cur.20231027, whole genome shotgun sequence, the following are encoded in one genomic region:
- the LOC139931826 gene encoding LIM/homeobox protein Lhx1-like: protein MVHCAGCERPIVDRFLLKVLDRPWHIKCVQCCECKCNLTEKCFSREGKLYCKNDFFRRFGTKCGGCAQGISPNDLVRRAKSKVFHLNCFTCVMCNKQLSTGEELYILDEFKFVCKEDYQNNNGKDTILLSVTTCSDPSLSPDSQDPQDDGKDSETGHLSDKEACNNENDEQSVAGKRRGPRTTIKAKQLETLKAAFAATPKPTRHIREQLAQETGLNMRVIQVWFQNRRSKERRMKQLSALGARRHAFFRSPRRMRALDRLEPGELGHFSYYGDYPSEYYGSGGNYEYFQGPPSSQAQTPADLGFVPSSVPAGTPLGVIDHHHPGHHCPGEVQCFSDIVSHHPADSPSPEPNGPGSMHSISSEMCGPSTPFTTLSLSDNGYTNQLSQPSSEMSEGTVW from the exons ATGGTTCACTGTGCTGGCTGCGAAAGGCCTATTGTCGATAGGTTTTTGCTCAAAGTTTTGGACAGACCATGGCACATCAAGTGTGTTCAGTGCTGCGAATGCAAATGCAATTTGACAGAGAAATGTTTTTCACGAGAAGGGAAACTGTATTGTAAGAATGACTTCTTTAG GAGATTTGGGACAAAGTGTGGAGGCTGCGCCCAGGGAATTTCACCCAATGATCTGGTCCGGAGAGCCAAGAGCAAAGTGTTTCACCTGAACTGTTTCACCTGTGTGATGTGTAACAAACAGCTGTCCACCGGAGAGGAACTGTACATCCTGGACGAATTCAAGTTTGTTTGTAAAGAGGACTACCAGAACAACAACGGGAAGGACACGATCCTCCTCTCAG TCACGACATGCAGCGACCCAAGTTTGTCTCCAGACTCCCAGGACCCGCAGGACGACGGCAAAGACTCAGAAACGGGCCATTTGTCCGATAAGGAGGCGTGCAACAACGAGAACGACGAGCAGAGCGTGGCCGGGAAGAGACGCGGGCCTCGGACCACGATCAAAGCCAAGCAGCTGGAGACCCTGAAAGCGGCTTTCGCGGCCACTCCAAAACCCACCAGACACATCAGAGAGCAGCTGGCTCAGGAGACCGGCCTCAACATGAGAGTGATCCAG GTTTGGTTCCAAAACCGGAGGTCTAAAGAGAGGCGGATGAAGCAGCTGAGCGCGCTGGGCGCGCGGAGACACGCGTTTTTCCGCAGCCCGAGAAGGATGAGAGCGCTTGACAGACTGGAACCAGGGGAGCTCGGCCACTTCTCTTATTATGGAG ATTATCCCAGTGAATACTACGGCTCTGGAGGAAACTATGAGTACTTCCAGGGTCCTCCGTCATCCCAGGCTCAGACCCCAGCAGACCTGGGCTTTGTGCCCTCCTCCGTCCCTGCTGGCACCCCGTTAGGAGTCATAGACCATCACCACCCGGGGCACCACTGTCCTGGAGAGGTGCAGTGTTTCTCTGACATTGTGTCTCACCATCCGGCGGACTCACCTAGTCCAGAACCCAATGGACCGGGCTCAATGCACAGCATCTCCAGTGAGATGTGTGGGCCCAGCACTCCCTTCACCACGCTGTCGCTCAGTGACAACGGATACACCAACCAGCTGTCACAACCCTCTTCAGAAATGAGCGAAGGCACTGTCTGGTAG